From one Flavobacteriales bacterium genomic stretch:
- a CDS encoding T9SS type A sorting domain-containing protein gives MASAIAGSGATNAQLPTGVDITLEHDVGNQQLLVKLRANDFSFDQLLSSCVFTVRWPDSSPATLGLGSSAWCPAPSVAFPVAPSSTQSPGTGYKYRTWTSVGLTLLGDLFDDGGCEQSLPADEWVTVYQIPITNDPGGTSFEIADDQWTTDNNRSYFISLAGVSMTPPGVIITGPTATGVPSPSITPTLTLQPNPASDLVMVQFPLDEPISLNGSITDAAGRTVLALSNLKSGAPIDVSGLPSGAYHMTLSAVYRALGAPLIIAR, from the coding sequence ATGGCATCAGCAATCGCAGGATCCGGAGCAACGAATGCTCAGCTCCCGACAGGAGTTGACATCACGCTGGAGCATGATGTCGGCAATCAGCAGCTCCTGGTGAAGCTTCGCGCGAACGATTTCAGCTTCGATCAGTTGCTGAGCAGTTGCGTGTTCACGGTCCGGTGGCCGGATTCCTCACCGGCCACTTTGGGACTCGGGTCAAGTGCTTGGTGCCCGGCGCCCAGCGTGGCATTCCCGGTGGCCCCCTCTAGCACGCAGTCCCCGGGAACCGGGTACAAGTACCGCACATGGACCTCGGTCGGGCTAACCCTGCTCGGCGACCTCTTTGACGATGGAGGATGTGAGCAGAGCCTTCCAGCTGATGAATGGGTGACCGTTTACCAGATCCCCATCACGAATGATCCTGGCGGCACCTCCTTCGAGATCGCTGACGACCAGTGGACCACAGACAACAACCGGTCTTACTTCATATCGCTAGCGGGGGTCAGCATGACACCACCGGGGGTAATCATCACTGGTCCGACCGCAACCGGAGTTCCGTCGCCATCGATCACGCCGACCCTTACCCTGCAACCGAATCCGGCGAGCGACCTGGTGATGGTTCAATTCCCCTTGGACGAACCAATCAGCCTGAACGGCTCCATCACGGATGCCGCCGGTAGGACCGTGTTGGCCCTGAGCAACCTCAAATCAGGAGCGCCGATTGATGTGAGCGGTCTGCCGTCAGGTGCCTACCACATGACTTTGTCCGCGGTTTACCGCGCCTTGGGCGCTCCGTTGATCATTGCACGATGA
- a CDS encoding AAA family ATPase, whose protein sequence is MSNDVQSVERFGEQYRRLKAEVNKVIIGQDAVVDHVLLGIFSRGHCLLVGVPGLAKTLLVNTVARSLGLSFNRIQFTPDLMPSDIIGSEILGEDRHFRFIKGPLFANIILADEINRTPPKTQAALLEAMQEKAVTAAGQTHRLPEPFFVLATQNPIEQEGTYPLPEAQLDRFMFDIRVDYPTFAEEIQVVKSTTSDAQPELKPVLTAEEILHFQGLVRRIPVADNVLEYAVKLSTRTRPGLPATPAIINDHVGWGAGPRASQYLVIGAKAHALAHGRFSPDIADVQAVALPILRHRIVRNYKAEAEGVTVDRIVQELL, encoded by the coding sequence ATGAGCAACGATGTGCAGAGCGTAGAGCGATTCGGCGAGCAGTACCGCCGCCTGAAAGCCGAAGTGAACAAAGTGATCATCGGGCAGGATGCCGTGGTGGATCATGTGCTGCTGGGGATCTTCAGCCGCGGCCATTGCCTGTTGGTAGGCGTGCCCGGTTTGGCGAAGACCCTGCTGGTGAACACGGTGGCCCGCTCGCTCGGATTGAGCTTCAATCGCATTCAATTCACGCCGGACCTTATGCCCAGCGACATCATTGGCAGTGAGATCCTGGGTGAAGACCGGCATTTCCGATTCATCAAGGGACCCCTCTTCGCCAACATCATCCTGGCCGATGAGATCAATCGGACGCCGCCCAAGACCCAGGCCGCCCTGCTCGAAGCCATGCAGGAGAAAGCGGTGACCGCCGCCGGTCAAACGCACCGCTTACCAGAACCGTTCTTCGTTCTGGCCACGCAGAACCCAATCGAGCAGGAAGGCACGTACCCGCTGCCCGAGGCCCAGCTCGACCGATTCATGTTCGACATCAGGGTGGACTACCCGACGTTCGCCGAGGAGATCCAGGTAGTGAAATCGACCACTAGCGATGCGCAACCCGAGCTAAAGCCCGTGCTCACGGCTGAAGAGATCCTGCACTTCCAAGGCCTCGTGCGCCGGATCCCCGTGGCGGACAATGTGCTCGAGTACGCGGTCAAGCTCTCCACCCGCACAAGACCCGGCCTGCCCGCCACGCCCGCGATAATCAACGATCATGTTGGCTGGGGCGCCGGGCCTCGCGCATCGCAATACCTGGTGATCGGTGCCAAGGCCCATGCTTTGGCTCACGGTCGATTCTCCCCTGACATCGCTGATGTACAGGCCGTTGCGCTGCCGATCCTGCGGCACAGGATTGTGCGGAACTACAAGGCTGAGGCCGAGGGCGTAACGGTTGATCGAATCGTGCAGGAACTGCTCTAA
- the ppsA gene encoding phosphoenolpyruvate synthase encodes MAGINYLKWLHEVELSDIPTVGGKNASLGEMIQRLSKLGVKVPGGFVVTVASYEAFIAHNELDQKIKDLVAGLDPDDVESIRRTGLSVRTLIKNGKFPEEIWKGILKRYEEMSQQYGQEQTDVAVRSSATAEDLPDASFAGQQETYLNVRGPQDLISAVRNCFASLWTDRAIVYRHGLGYDHFEVGISVGVQKMVRSDLGASGVAFSLDTESGFRDVVLINGSYGLGEMVVQGAVSPDEFLVFKPTLNQGYASIIEKKLGHKDRKMIYGVEPGKPTLTIPTERPMRNRFCITDEQALEVAKSVVAIEKYYSDKKGTWCPMDVEWAVDGLTKELFIVQARPETIHSRGDADKVVEFKLNHTGKENVIAKGIAVGAKVGAGKVRILFSLDGRGGSTDGKDFQQGDVLVTDMTDPDWEPIMKKASAIITNKGGRTCHAAIVAREMGVPAIVGCGNATDVLETGMEVTASCCEGDTGIIYSGIIPYQKEETSLADLPHVKTPIMLNVASPDLAFKFAALPNAGVGLAREEFIINNYIQAHPLALLQHKELGDVNLSGKISYLINGYEDEETFFVKRLSYGIAKIASAFYPNKVIVRFSDFKSNEYKGLLGGEHFEPDEENPMIGWRGASRYYSDAYKEAFGLECKAIRRVREKMGLKNVVVMIPFCRTVTELKKVMAVMKEYGLERGKEGLELFLMAEIPSNIIMADEFAQYIDGFSIGSNDLTQLTLGLDRDSALVSHIYDERNEAVKRMLRMLITSAKKTKTKVGICGQGPSDFPDFAQFLVELGIDSISVTPDSLLRTIKAIAEVEAKLPGDRVRA; translated from the coding sequence ATGGCCGGCATCAACTACCTCAAGTGGCTCCACGAAGTCGAACTCTCGGACATCCCGACCGTGGGAGGCAAGAATGCCAGCCTCGGCGAGATGATCCAGCGCCTGAGCAAGTTGGGCGTGAAGGTTCCCGGGGGCTTCGTGGTCACCGTGGCGAGCTACGAGGCCTTCATCGCGCACAATGAGTTGGACCAGAAGATCAAGGACCTGGTGGCAGGATTGGACCCCGACGATGTGGAGAGCATCCGCCGTACCGGCCTCAGCGTGCGCACCCTGATCAAGAACGGCAAGTTCCCGGAGGAGATCTGGAAGGGCATCCTCAAGCGTTATGAGGAGATGAGCCAGCAATACGGACAGGAACAAACGGACGTGGCGGTGCGTTCCTCCGCCACGGCTGAAGACCTACCGGATGCTTCGTTCGCCGGTCAGCAGGAGACCTATTTGAACGTGCGCGGCCCCCAGGACCTGATCAGCGCCGTCCGCAACTGCTTCGCCTCGCTCTGGACCGATCGCGCCATCGTTTACCGCCACGGGCTGGGCTACGACCATTTCGAAGTGGGCATCAGCGTGGGCGTGCAGAAGATGGTGCGCTCAGACCTCGGTGCGAGCGGCGTGGCCTTCAGCCTCGATACGGAGAGCGGCTTCAGGGACGTGGTGCTGATCAACGGCAGTTATGGCTTGGGTGAGATGGTGGTGCAGGGCGCGGTGAGCCCCGATGAATTCCTCGTCTTCAAGCCGACGCTGAATCAGGGCTACGCCTCCATCATCGAGAAGAAGCTGGGCCACAAGGACAGGAAGATGATCTACGGCGTGGAGCCCGGCAAGCCCACGCTCACCATCCCCACGGAGCGGCCCATGCGCAACCGCTTCTGCATCACCGACGAGCAAGCGCTCGAAGTGGCGAAGAGCGTGGTGGCCATCGAGAAGTACTACAGCGACAAGAAAGGAACCTGGTGCCCGATGGACGTGGAGTGGGCCGTGGATGGATTGACGAAGGAGCTCTTCATCGTGCAGGCGCGGCCGGAGACGATCCACAGCCGCGGCGATGCGGACAAGGTGGTGGAGTTCAAGCTCAACCACACGGGCAAGGAGAACGTGATCGCCAAAGGCATCGCCGTGGGCGCGAAGGTGGGCGCAGGCAAGGTGCGCATCCTCTTCAGCCTGGACGGTCGTGGAGGCAGCACCGACGGCAAGGACTTCCAGCAGGGCGATGTGCTCGTGACCGACATGACCGATCCGGATTGGGAGCCGATCATGAAGAAGGCCAGCGCCATCATCACCAACAAGGGCGGACGCACCTGCCACGCGGCGATCGTGGCGCGCGAAATGGGCGTGCCCGCCATCGTAGGCTGCGGCAACGCCACCGACGTGCTCGAGACCGGCATGGAAGTGACCGCGAGCTGCTGCGAAGGCGATACGGGCATCATCTACAGCGGCATCATCCCCTACCAGAAGGAAGAGACCTCGCTCGCCGATCTGCCGCACGTCAAGACGCCCATCATGCTCAACGTGGCCAGCCCTGACCTGGCCTTCAAGTTCGCGGCGCTGCCGAACGCAGGCGTGGGGCTTGCCCGCGAGGAGTTCATCATCAACAACTACATCCAGGCGCACCCGCTCGCGCTCCTGCAGCACAAGGAGCTCGGCGACGTGAACCTCAGCGGCAAGATCAGCTACCTGATCAACGGCTACGAGGACGAAGAGACCTTCTTCGTTAAACGACTGAGCTACGGCATCGCGAAGATCGCCAGCGCCTTCTACCCCAACAAGGTGATCGTGCGCTTCAGCGACTTCAAGAGCAACGAGTACAAGGGCTTGCTGGGCGGCGAGCACTTCGAGCCCGACGAGGAGAACCCGATGATCGGCTGGCGCGGCGCATCACGCTATTACAGCGATGCCTACAAAGAGGCCTTCGGGCTGGAGTGCAAGGCCATCCGCCGCGTGCGCGAGAAGATGGGTCTGAAGAACGTGGTGGTGATGATCCCCTTCTGCCGCACCGTGACCGAACTGAAAAAGGTGATGGCCGTGATGAAGGAGTATGGACTGGAGCGCGGCAAGGAGGGCCTTGAGCTTTTTCTCATGGCCGAGATCCCCAGCAACATCATCATGGCCGATGAGTTCGCGCAGTACATCGATGGCTTCTCCATCGGCAGCAATGACCTCACGCAGCTCACCCTCGGCCTCGACCGCGACAGCGCACTGGTCTCGCACATCTACGACGAGCGCAACGAGGCCGTGAAGCGCATGCTCCGCATGCTCATCACCAGCGCCAAGAAGACCAAGACCAAGGTGGGCATCTGCGGCCAAGGGCCGAGCGACTTCCCCGACTTCGCGCAATTCCTCGTGGAACTCGGTATCGATTCCATCAGTGTTACACCCGACTCGCTGCTACGAACGATCAAAGCGATCGCAGAAGTGGAGGCGAAGCTGCCGGGGGATCGGGTGAGGGCGTAG
- a CDS encoding RNA-binding S4 domain-containing protein has product MATITIELRGEYIELNQLLKLAGVCDSGGQGKQLVAEGRVKVDGQVEMRKTNKIRAGQVVECEGARIEVMTPLTSPPS; this is encoded by the coding sequence ATGGCCACCATCACCATCGAGCTTCGCGGCGAGTACATCGAGCTGAATCAATTGCTGAAGCTCGCCGGCGTGTGCGACAGCGGCGGTCAGGGCAAGCAGCTCGTAGCTGAAGGGCGTGTGAAAGTGGATGGCCAGGTGGAAATGCGCAAGACCAACAAGATCCGCGCAGGCCAGGTGGTGGAGTGCGAGGGAGCGAGGATCGAGGTGATGACACCGCTCACATCGCCGCCCTCGTGA
- a CDS encoding GNAT family N-acetyltransferase encodes MHLRRLAKVEEMLPLLPLIQQLTPSLPESDYRSLIEAMIPHRYAMLAAFEGNACLGLSGYWIGHKLYCGRYLEIDNFVVDAKHRSRSIGQLLVDELIRIAQREGCAHVMLDAYLENTAGHRFYERHGFVKRGYHFIKPL; translated from the coding sequence ATGCACCTGCGCAGGCTCGCCAAGGTCGAGGAGATGCTGCCTCTGCTCCCGCTCATCCAGCAGCTCACCCCTTCGCTCCCCGAATCTGATTACCGTTCATTGATCGAGGCCATGATCCCGCACCGCTACGCCATGCTCGCCGCCTTCGAGGGCAATGCCTGCCTAGGCCTCAGCGGCTATTGGATCGGCCACAAGCTCTACTGCGGCCGCTACTTGGAGATCGACAACTTCGTGGTGGATGCCAAGCACCGTTCGCGCAGCATCGGGCAGTTGCTGGTGGACGAGCTGATCCGCATCGCGCAGCGTGAAGGCTGCGCTCATGTGATGCTCGATGCGTACTTGGAGAACACGGCGGGCCATCGCTTCTATGAGCGCCATGGCTTCGTGAAGCGCGGGTATCACTTCATCAAGCCGCTCTGA
- a CDS encoding peptidylprolyl isomerase, whose amino-acid sequence MRSKRLETLMLVLLAPLGMIAQPQALLIDKVVAVVGREAILHSDVSGKAEQARQSGAPAEGLRCAMLEELLFEKLLVEQGKLDSVVVDDAQVEAELDRRIRYFSQQIGGDRKLEEYYGKSIAEIKEDFRKQVHDQLLMQQVQQRITADVTLTPRDVKRFFDRIPEDSVPYVGTEVEFASILREPKANEEETRRIRRKMEEYREAVMKKEKDFCVLAMSYSEDPGSARECGELGMVPPGVMVPEFDAVAMSLKDGEVSNVFSTQFGWHFMQMIERRGEQYNARHILMIPKVSPADLLRERDRLDSVRTAVLAGTGDFGEAALALSHDEDSKGNRGLMVEPNTNSTRWDLKALDQQTFFVLDKLKPGEISEPQVIISPDGSKSYRLLRLLSRSEPHRANLRDDYRLIHQAAEARKRQEAVDRWINERAGGTFIRIDPDYRDCPFTHPWNQPDIGPRP is encoded by the coding sequence ATGCGATCGAAACGCCTTGAGACCCTGATGCTGGTGCTGCTTGCGCCGCTCGGCATGATCGCCCAGCCCCAAGCGCTGCTCATCGACAAAGTGGTGGCCGTCGTGGGCCGCGAGGCCATCCTGCACTCCGATGTCTCTGGCAAAGCCGAGCAAGCCCGCCAAAGCGGGGCTCCGGCTGAAGGGCTGCGCTGCGCCATGCTCGAGGAACTCCTGTTCGAGAAGCTGCTGGTGGAGCAGGGCAAGCTTGACAGCGTGGTGGTGGATGACGCGCAGGTGGAAGCCGAGCTCGACCGCCGGATCCGGTATTTCTCCCAGCAGATCGGCGGCGATCGCAAGCTCGAGGAGTATTATGGCAAGAGCATCGCGGAGATCAAGGAGGACTTCCGCAAGCAGGTGCATGACCAATTGCTCATGCAGCAGGTGCAGCAGCGCATCACCGCTGATGTGACACTGACGCCGCGCGATGTGAAGCGGTTCTTCGATCGCATACCGGAGGACAGCGTGCCGTACGTGGGAACCGAGGTGGAGTTCGCTTCGATCCTGCGCGAGCCCAAGGCCAATGAAGAGGAGACCAGGCGAATCCGCCGCAAGATGGAGGAGTACCGCGAGGCGGTGATGAAGAAGGAGAAGGACTTCTGCGTGCTCGCCATGTCATATTCCGAAGACCCCGGTTCAGCGCGTGAATGCGGTGAACTGGGCATGGTGCCACCGGGCGTCATGGTGCCCGAGTTCGATGCCGTGGCCATGAGCCTGAAGGACGGTGAAGTGAGCAATGTGTTCAGCACGCAATTCGGCTGGCACTTCATGCAGATGATCGAACGGCGCGGCGAACAGTACAATGCCCGACACATCCTCATGATCCCGAAGGTCTCACCGGCCGATCTCCTGCGCGAGCGCGACCGCCTCGACAGCGTGCGCACAGCGGTCCTGGCCGGCACGGGCGATTTCGGTGAGGCCGCGCTGGCCTTGAGCCACGACGAGGACAGCAAGGGCAACCGCGGGCTGATGGTTGAGCCGAATACGAATTCGACCCGTTGGGACCTGAAGGCGCTTGACCAGCAGACCTTCTTCGTGCTCGACAAGCTGAAGCCCGGTGAGATCAGCGAGCCGCAGGTGATCATCAGCCCCGATGGCAGCAAGTCATACCGCCTGCTCCGCTTGCTGAGCCGCTCTGAGCCGCACCGCGCCAATCTGCGAGACGATTACCGACTGATCCATCAAGCCGCGGAAGCTCGCAAACGGCAGGAAGCCGTTGACCGGTGGATCAACGAGCGCGCCGGCGGCACCTTCATCCGCATCGACCCCGATTACCGGGATTGTCCCTTCACACACCCTTGGAACCAGCCGGATATCGGACCACGACCATGA
- a CDS encoding T9SS type A sorting domain-containing protein, protein MNWNRKPFERLLSACAATLLFAGVSIAQLPTSVDIDLVEGPTANTLDVRLRANGTSFGQVLSALTFTVRWVDTSPATLTAGSSPWCLGASFPIAPTTQVLDGGFKYRTYNAISLVALDDVDNGGCGAELPADTWVVVHRITVNNNSGCTAFQILNDGYTASANRNFFISLNGVARTGTIQPNNVLRGSCAPDCLGVIGGTALPGTPCNDNNDCTINDVYTGTAPNCGCAGTFQDTDSDGVCDANDNCPNVPGQIGSACSDGDDCTINDALDANCNCVGTFQDTDSDGVCDANDNCPNVPGQIGSACSDGDDCTINDALDANCNCVGTFQDTDSDGVCDANDNCPTVPGQIGSACSDGDDCTINDALDANCNCVGTFQDTDSDGVCDANDNCPTIPGQIGSACSDGNACTINDALDANCNCVGTFQDTDSDGVCDANDNCPTVPGQIGSTCDDGNTATIDDVIDANCNCVGTLLGDDCEGVPGGPAQPGTACNDNDDCTTNDVYDANCNCAGTFQDTDSDGVCDANDNCPTVPGQIGSACSDGDACTINDALDANCNCVGTFQDTDSDGVCDANDNCPTVPGQIGSACSDGDDCTINDALDANCNCVGTFQDTDSDGVCDANDNCPTVPGQIGSSCDDGNTATIDDVIDANCNCVGTLLGDDCEGVPGGPAQPGTACNDNDDCTINDVYDANCNCAGTFQDTDSDGVCDANDNCPTVPGQIGSACSDGDDCTINDALDANCNCVGTFQDTDSDGVCDANDNCPTVPGQIGSACSDGDDCTINDALDANCNCVGTFQDTDSDGVCDANDNCPTVPGQIGSTCDDGNTATINDVIDANCNCVGTLLGDDCEGVPGGPAQPGTACNDNDDCTINDVYDANCNCAGTFQDTDSDGVCDANDNCPTVPGQIGSACSDGDDCTINDALDANCNCVGTFQDTDSDGVCDANDNCPTVPGQIGSACSDGDDCTINDALDANCNCVGTFQDTDSDGVCDANDNCPTVPGQIGSTCDDGNTATIDDVIDANCNCVGTLLGDDCEGVPGGPAQPGTACNDNDDCTINDVYDANCNCAGTFQDTDSDGVCDANDNCPTVVGQIGEACDDGNIGTENDVLNANCECQGTPVGGCDHPVNLVIETDANGSETSWEIVLQGTEIAVCSGGPYPGVDNSFIGEQCCLTSACYVLRVFDSAGDGMTTGGYVLARLTGGRIIDNRDNGAGFTTESALANGEGFCLPLGSDEISVASCDKEWWLTGDILNANVNPAVSAVWSSFPAGSPERSSTGYQMWWFNPNGSYSFRRYQSHNTTNSLPASAVRASRFVVNGWLGNQLQEGELYNVRVRSRILGTYSEFGPACRFRLDAQLAECPPTQLVNIPGHPEYSCGVTRQAPSNQKIWAFARQGADIYQFRFSVPSEGITFNRNSPTHWIALSGPGGNAFQNGTTYEVQVRISKDNGATWCPFGEACSVTIDNGGSEMILADDAGTGAAADIEARMTVWPNPNRGELLNMSIAGIPVPDAVLTINLYDMLGNQVVSTTRAAQEGIVNGALELPASIGTGVYVVQVTGAGGSWTERIMIQR, encoded by the coding sequence ATGAACTGGAATCGCAAACCCTTCGAGCGCCTGCTCAGCGCTTGTGCCGCAACCCTCCTGTTTGCAGGTGTGAGCATTGCGCAGTTGCCCACTTCGGTGGACATCGATCTGGTCGAAGGACCAACCGCGAATACGCTCGATGTCCGCCTTCGAGCCAACGGGACCAGCTTCGGGCAGGTGCTCTCGGCGCTGACTTTCACCGTGCGCTGGGTGGACACTTCCCCAGCTACACTCACGGCGGGCTCCTCTCCTTGGTGCTTGGGTGCTTCGTTCCCCATTGCTCCTACCACGCAGGTCCTCGACGGCGGATTCAAGTACCGGACCTACAACGCCATTTCGCTCGTCGCCTTGGATGATGTAGACAATGGCGGCTGCGGCGCCGAATTGCCCGCCGACACCTGGGTGGTGGTTCACCGCATCACGGTGAATAACAACTCGGGATGCACCGCCTTCCAGATCCTGAATGATGGATACACCGCTTCGGCCAACAGGAACTTCTTCATCTCGCTCAACGGCGTCGCCCGGACCGGCACTATTCAGCCGAATAACGTCCTGCGCGGCAGCTGCGCCCCGGACTGCCTCGGCGTGATTGGTGGCACTGCGTTGCCAGGGACGCCCTGCAACGACAACAACGACTGCACGATCAATGATGTGTACACGGGCACCGCTCCGAATTGCGGTTGCGCGGGCACCTTCCAGGACACCGACAGCGATGGCGTGTGCGACGCGAATGACAACTGCCCCAACGTGCCCGGCCAGATCGGCTCAGCCTGCAGCGATGGCGACGATTGCACCATCAATGATGCGCTTGACGCCAACTGCAACTGCGTAGGCACCTTCCAGGACACCGACAGCGATGGCGTGTGCGACGCGAATGACAACTGCCCCAACGTGCCCGGCCAGATTGGCTCGGCCTGCAGCGATGGCGACGATTGCACCATCAATGATGCGCTTGACGCCAACTGCAACTGCGTAGGCACCTTCCAGGACACCGACAGCGATGGTGTGTGCGATGCCAACGACAATTGCCCCACCGTGCCCGGCCAGATCGGCTCGGCCTGCAGCGACGGCGACGATTGCACCATCAATGATGCCCTTGACGCCAACTGCAACTGCGTGGGCACCTTCCAGGATACCGACAGCGATGGCGTTTGCGATGCCAACGACAACTGCCCCACCATCCCCGGACAGATCGGCTCGGCCTGCAGCGATGGCAACGCCTGCACCATCAATGATGCCCTTGACGCCAACTGCAACTGCGTGGGCACCTTCCAGGACACCGACAGCGACGGCGTTTGCGATGCGAATGACAACTGCCCCACTGTGCCCGGCCAGATCGGTTCTACCTGCGATGACGGCAATACGGCCACCATCGACGACGTGATCGACGCCAACTGCAACTGCGTGGGCACCCTGCTCGGCGATGACTGCGAGGGCGTTCCCGGCGGTCCTGCCCAGCCCGGCACCGCATGCAACGACAACGATGACTGCACGACCAACGATGTGTACGACGCGAACTGCAACTGCGCTGGCACCTTCCAGGACACCGACAGCGATGGCGTGTGCGATGCCAACGACAACTGCCCCACGGTGCCCGGCCAGATCGGCTCAGCATGCAGCGATGGCGACGCTTGCACCATCAACGATGCCCTTGATGCCAACTGCAACTGCGTGGGCACCTTCCAGGACACCGATAGCGATGGCGTGTGCGATGCCAACGACAACTGCCCCACCGTGCCTGGACAGATCGGCTCGGCCTGCAGCGACGGCGACGATTGCACCATCAACGATGCCCTTGACGCCAACTGCAACTGCGTGGGCACCTTCCAGGACACCGACAGCGATGGCGTATGCGATGCCAACGACAACTGCCCCACCGTACCCGGCCAGATCGGTTCTAGCTGCGATGACGGCAATACGGCCACCATCGACGACGTGATCGACGCCAACTGCAACTGCGTGGGCACCCTGCTCGGCGATGACTGCGAAGGCGTTCCCGGCGGCCCAGCCCAGCCCGGCACCGCGTGCAACGACAACGATGACTGCACGATCAACGATGTGTACGACGCGAACTGCAACTGCGCCGGCACCTTCCAGGACACCGACAGCGATGGCGTGTGCGATGCGAATGACAACTGCCCCACCGTGCCCGGCCAGATCGGCTCGGCCTGCAGCGACGGCGACGATTGCACCATCAACGATGCGCTTGACGCCAACTGCAACTGCGTAGGCACCTTCCAGGACACCGACAGCGATGGCGTATGCGATGCCAACGACAACTGCCCCACCGTGCCCGGACAGATCGGCTCGGCCTGCAGCGATGGCGACGATTGCACCATCAATGATGCGCTTGACGCCAACTGCAACTGCGTGGGCACCTTCCAGGACACCGACAGCGACGGCGTTTGCGATGCGAATGACAACTGCCCCACTGTGCCCGGCCAGATCGGTTCTACCTGCGATGACGGCAATACGGCCACCATCAACGACGTGATCGACGCCAACTGCAACTGCGTGGGCACCCTGCTCGGCGACGATTGCGAGGGCGTTCCCGGCGGCCCTGCCCAGCCCGGCACCGCGTGCAACGACAACGATGACTGCACGATCAACGATGTGTACGACGCGAACTGCAACTGCGCCGGCACCTTCCAGGACACCGACAGCGATGGCGTGTGCGATGCGAATGACAACTGCCCCACCGTGCCCGGCCAGATCGGCTCGGCCTGCAGCGACGGCGACGATTGCACCATCAACGATGCGCTTGACGCCAACTGCAACTGCGTAGGCACCTTCCAGGACACCGACAGCGATGGCGTATGCGATGCCAACGACAACTGCCCCACCGTGCCCGGCCAGATCGGCTCGGCCTGCAGCGATGGCGACGATTGCACCATCAACGATGCCCTTGACGCCAACTGCAACTGCGTGGGCACCTTCCAGGACACCGACAGCGATGGCGTGTGCGATGCCAACGACAACTGCCCCACTGTGCCCGGCCAGATCGGTTCTACCTGCGATGACGGCAATACGGCCACCATCGACGACGTGATCGACGCCAACTGCAACTGCGTGGGCACCCTGCTCGGCGACGATTGCGAGGGCGTTCCCGGCGGCCCGGCCCAGCCCGGCACCGCGTGCAACGACAACGATGACTGCACGATCAACGATGTGTACGACGCGAACTGCAACTGCGCCGGCACCTTCCAGGACACTGACAGCGATGGCGTGTGCGATGCCAACGACAACTGCCCCACGGTTGTCGGACAAATCGGTGAAGCCTGCGACGACGGCAACATCGGAACCGAGAATGATGTGCTGAACGCGAATTGCGAATGCCAGGGGACACCGGTTGGTGGCTGCGACCATCCTGTGAACCTGGTGATCGAGACCGACGCGAACGGCAGCGAGACCAGTTGGGAGATCGTGCTGCAGGGTACCGAGATCGCTGTTTGCTCTGGTGGCCCGTACCCCGGCGTGGACAACTCATTCATCGGCGAACAGTGCTGCCTGACCAGCGCATGCTATGTGCTGCGCGTGTTCGATAGCGCAGGCGATGGGATGACCACCGGCGGATACGTGCTCGCCCGCTTGACCGGCGGCCGCATCATCGACAACCGGGACAACGGCGCTGGCTTCACCACGGAGAGCGCCCTAGCGAACGGCGAAGGCTTCTGCCTCCCGCTGGGCAGCGATGAGATCAGCGTGGCCTCGTGCGATAAGGAATGGTGGCTCACGGGCGATATCCTCAATGCGAATGTCAACCCGGCGGTGTCGGCCGTGTGGAGCAGCTTCCCGGCTGGAAGCCCCGAGCGCAGCAGCACAGGTTACCAGATGTGGTGGTTCAACCCCAATGGCAGCTACAGCTTCCGTCGCTACCAGAGCCATAACACAACGAACAGCCTGCCTGCCAGCGCGGTCCGTGCGTCACGGTTCGTGGTGAATGGCTGGCTCGGCAACCAATTGCAGGAAGGCGAGCTCTACAACGTGCGCGTCCGGAGCCGCATCCTCGGCACGTACAGCGAATTCGGACCTGCTTGCCGCTTCCGCCTCGATGCTCAATTGGCCGAATGCCCTCCCACCCAGCTCGTGAACATTCCCGGACATCCGGAGTACTCCTGCGGCGTGACCCGCCAGGCCCCCTCGAACCAGAAGATCTGGGCCTTTGCGCGCCAGGGCGCGGACATCTACCAATTCCGCTTCAGCGTGCCGTCCGAAGGCATCACCTTCAACCGGAACTCCCCCACGCATTGGATTGCCTTGAGCGGACCTGGTGGCAATGCATTCCAGAACGGTACCACCTACGAAGTGCAAGTGCGCATCTCGAAAGACAATGGAGCGACTTGGTGCCCCTTCGGCGAAGCATGCTCTGTGACCATCGATAATGGCGGCAGTGAAATGATCCTCGCGGATGACGCAGGAACTGGCGCCGCAGCCGATATCGAGGCGAGAATGACGGTCTGGCCGAATCCGAATCGCGGCGAACTGCTCAACATGAGCATTGCTGGCATCCCAGTGCCGGATGCGGTCCTCACGATCAACTTGTATGACATGCTCGGCAACCAGGTGGTTTCCACCACCCGTGCGGCACAAGAGGGCATCGTGAATGGCGCGCTCGAACTGCCCGCCAGCATTGGCACCGGCGTTTATGTGGTGCAGGTCACCGGCGCAGGCGGCTCGTGGACCGAGCGCATCATGATCCAGCGCTGA